In Brassica napus cultivar Da-Ae chromosome A3, Da-Ae, whole genome shotgun sequence, the sequence ACAAGGCATATGCTGAAGTTGCAAGTGGGACAATGATAAAGCATATTTTCTGATTGTTTTTCACACGAAAAACAAATCTTTTCGGCATCACCCATAAGATTTTCAGGTGCAAAAAGTTTTATAGGATGATTAGAGTGACAAGGATGATTTACCTCTTTTGAAAGAATGACGCAGTCCAAATGGAAGTAGAGATTGCATTCGTGACATAAATATGATGGTCCTCCAAAAGTTTCCTTACATACCTCACAAGGgaatttttcttttcctttcttcAATAAAACAAGTGGATGGTCATGACATAGCGGATGTTCGATAGCAGATGGTGGTGGTTTCATCCCACAAGTCAGATTCACTTTGAATTCGCATGTGGAACAACTATAAAATGGAGTGCGTTTAGTTTCTCCACACAATTCACATACACCAACTCCCAATTTCTTTCTGAGTAGGAGAAGATGTTGGGGGTGAGAAGGGTGCTGGTTGATTTGCAATGGGGCTTCAGCGCACTTCTTATGGAAGAACCAAGCGGAACAATTAGGATCATTGCAATAGTAGCCACCATAAATGGTTCCTTTTGTTTTGCATCCCTGGCAATAACTGATAACAAACCGAGGTGAAGGGAAAAGAGGATGATCGTGAAAGGAGGTTTTATACATTGTTGTTGATGTTATTCTATCCATGCGTTGATTGGTGTATGTGAGTGAGTTTAAGAGGTTTGTTTGATTGGATACAAAATTGGAACGAGAAGACGGTATTATATATGCCTTTGTAAACTAATAACAATATACGAGTTATTTGCAAAATAACCTTTTATCTTttcaaagaaacaaagaatCGAGTATTTTCATCGAAACACGATTTGTTACATTGATGAACGAATAAAGGTTTTGattctttgtttgtttgaaaataaaatttactctcttttttgttttctttttcaaatataGGTAATATCCATTTCGCAAATAAATCTTgaacaattatttttgttattacttTATAGAGGGATATAGAATAAGTCGTATTGTGTTTCCCATCAAACAAAGCAAATGCTTTCTTCcaacaacaataaaacaaaatgcTTTTCTCTCTGattcttgctctctttttgagTTTAACCCTTGAACAATGAGAAAGTACAGAAAACGTTTGTGAATAAAAAAAGTAGTAACAATTAaggaaagaatatatatttgaaatgatATTCTAGTTATTGTACACAATACATTTTGCTGTAGAGGAATGTGTATTTTTTTGACCAGGAATCCTtttaatgaaaaagaaaaaaacatcaatCTCTTCTGTATACAACTTAATCCTCATGATCAGTCGTTAAGTTTGTAACAAAACGTAACTCGTGAAAGCCCTTGTCAGCATATGCTTCTGACGATGAAACCCGTTTTTCCTTCCTCTGCCTTTTTACTCGAgtgtattaaaataaaacaacaatcTCATAATCTAGTATACATTCGCAaatagtgttattggtttatatattttgattgatttagaaatttatatagtatttataaatctaagtaaaatatgcaaatccggagaTTTTTCCTCTGATTtgaatctttgtatttttaactaagaaatccaaacaaatccactcaaatctattataaaatcaaatatattagtaaatccgtacgattgaataacacttgatttgatatagaatttataaatcattaaaccaataacacatgattttaatacaaatttgaaaattacagaaccaataacactagattttgttcagattttcaaatccattaaaatacaacaacgaATAACCCCTACTGAAAAGAGAGTCAATTCTagtaaaacaaaatcaacaacACAAGGCCATGAAGCGGTTTGAAGACTGTTGCCCACAATCTCAATCTTCATGGGCTTCCCATCGAGCTGAACGTCATTGTACTTCTTCACAGCTGCACTCGCATGCATCACCACGCCGAGAGAAAAGAACAGAGagcaacaacaaacaaaacaaagaagtaGAATCTCAGCTAACCTTTGATCTTGGCGATCATGTCGTCGAGAGACATATCTAATCCAGTCGCCATCTCCTTTTCCGACggcggaggagagagagaaagttacaAGAGGCGCGCGATGATGAtgagagaaggagaaaacaaAAGCTCATTACAAAGGTTAAGTTTTTGATAATATTAAAGACGTCATCAAGGTTTCGTGGTGTAGTTGGTTATCACGTCAGTCTAACACACTGAAGGTCTCCGGTTCGAACCCGGGCGAAGCCATAATTTCGAATTTTTTAATCTGTCCAGTTTTTGTagaattcgttttttttttccttctctatTTGTTGTTTAAGAATTTTTAACGATCTTTTGactggatgatgatgatttgtgGATGTACAGGAACTTCTTTCGACCTTGACAAAATCCAACAATGATTCAAGTTTGCTTCTGAGCACTCTGTTCATAACCAACGGTTGAACGAAGACGCTACAAATGGCAGGAGTAAGAATCATAGGCCACAGCCTACTGTCCTCAAAAGATGACACAAGTAGCGAATTTAAACTTCATCAGTAGATCTCACAATCTCAACGCATTAAAGATACAAAGACAAGACATTAGATTCCAAACATACCAATTCGCAGTACTTTACAAAACACGAGATTGCAAAACACAAGAGAAAGGACATTCTACAAAGAAACTCTAATTCAGACATTCCAGACAGTTCAGGAGCTCGTGAACTTAGTCACCGCCTTGGTCCCTTCGGAAACAGCGTGTTTCGCCAGCTCTCCAGGCAAGACGAGTCTCACCGCCGTCTGAATCTCCCTGGAAGTGATGGTCGGCTTCTTGTTGTACCTCGCGAGCTTGGAAGACTCGCCGGCAAGCTTCTCGAAGATGTCGTTGATGAAACTGTTCATGATCCCCATGGCTTTGCTCGAGATCCCGATGTCGGGGTGGACCTGCTTCAGCACCTTGAAGATGTAGATCTTGTATGTCTCGACGCTCTTCTTGGaccgcttcttcttcttgtctccGGCGACGGCGGAGGGATCCTTCGGGAGCTTCTTCCCGGCCTTTGGCTTCTTCTCCGCCGGTGCTTTCTCGGCCGGCTTCTTCTCCGCGGGCTTCTTCTCTGCTGCCTTGGGCGCCATTGATTTTTCTAGAGGTGCTAAACTGAGATCGATGTAGTAGTAGTAACTAGTAAGTGGAATTGATTTGGGTTTGCTTGGTGTCTACAATAGCTTGCGAGATTGCTTTTTATATACTACAGCGAAAGGATTGATATAATTGGATGAAAATAGTTTGACGCGGATCAGTACGTTTTACCGTTAGATCTTCTTTTTAATAGAAAGATAATCGACGGTCGTAAACGAAAGCTCTCACTAACTTGGTGGCGGGGATTGTTGACGTGGCGAGATTTGGCGCATTTTATGCTCCACGTGAAAAAATTTCTTTCCCGCCCCCACCTTTCTACATCGGCCCATCTGTTATAACAAGCCTAATTTTAGGCCCATGTAAAATAAGTGACACTGTGGCGTAATCTTCTTAACCCGGACTTGATGATACAATTGATAACTGAAGGGTGATGAAGTTTACTTACACAGTTACAC encodes:
- the LOC106419530 gene encoding histone H2B.3 gives rise to the protein MAPKAAEKKPAEKKPAEKAPAEKKPKAGKKLPKDPSAVAGDKKKKRSKKSVETYKIYIFKVLKQVHPDIGISSKAMGIMNSFINDIFEKLAGESSKLARYNKKPTITSREIQTAVRLVLPGELAKHAVSEGTKAVTKFTSS